From the Bacteroidia bacterium genome, one window contains:
- a CDS encoding NAD(P)-dependent alcohol dehydrogenase, which yields MFTVVSTIIADPMEKMKAVVYDKKGHPERLILREVDTPIPGDNEVLVKIAAASVNAGDYRSMNMGSIPKRRIFGADIAGTVESIGKGVRHLKPGDEVAGDLSACGFGGFAEYTTAPENALLRIPSGVAFEAAAAIPMAGTAALQALRDEAGIQEGQSVLIAGSGGGVGTFAVQLAKHFGTEVTAVCGPRNVELMHSLGADNVIDYTVEDFTRGSQRYDCIVAINGNRSLSGIMHSLKPRGILVVAGGALSQIMKSLAFGWLLSLGSKKLRTLVSKPKREDLAFLFALLENASITPVIDRRYTLDNTADAVRYVRGGHARGKVILHVKG from the coding sequence ATGTTCACAGTAGTCAGTACAATAATTGCGGATCCCATGGAAAAGATGAAAGCGGTCGTGTATGACAAAAAAGGCCACCCTGAGAGACTGATACTTCGTGAGGTTGATACGCCGATACCAGGCGATAATGAAGTCCTTGTAAAAATTGCAGCCGCATCAGTGAATGCGGGGGATTACCGCTCAATGAATATGGGGAGTATTCCAAAGCGAAGGATATTCGGAGCTGATATTGCAGGCACAGTAGAATCTATCGGAAAGGGTGTCCGGCACCTCAAACCCGGCGACGAGGTAGCGGGAGATCTGTCCGCCTGCGGCTTTGGCGGTTTCGCCGAATACACCACGGCCCCGGAGAACGCGCTGCTTCGAATACCGTCGGGGGTTGCCTTTGAAGCAGCAGCAGCGATACCGATGGCGGGCACCGCAGCTTTGCAGGCATTGCGGGATGAAGCCGGAATTCAAGAGGGGCAGTCGGTACTGATCGCGGGAAGCGGTGGGGGAGTAGGGACGTTTGCGGTACAGCTCGCAAAACATTTCGGCACAGAAGTGACGGCCGTCTGCGGTCCGCGGAATGTGGAACTGATGCACTCCCTCGGGGCGGATAATGTCATCGATTATACTGTGGAGGACTTTACGCGCGGCAGCCAGCGTTACGACTGCATTGTGGCTATCAACGGAAATCGTTCGCTCTCAGGCATCATGCACAGCCTGAAACCGAGGGGGATACTTGTCGTGGCGGGTGGCGCCTTGTCGCAGATCATGAAATCCCTTGCTTTCGGATGGCTGCTGTCGCTGGGCTCGAAGAAATTGCGTACGCTGGTGTCGAAGCCAAAGCGGGAAGATCTTGCATTTCTGTTTGCGCTCCTGGAGAACGCCAGTATCACGCCGGTGATCGACAGGCGCTACACGCTCGACAACACCGCTGATGCAGTGCGATATGTACGCGGAGGACACGCACGAGGAAAAGTGATACTGCATGTAAAAGGATAA